In a single window of the Platichthys flesus chromosome 5, fPlaFle2.1, whole genome shotgun sequence genome:
- the si:dkey-45d16.4 gene encoding trichohyalin, with product MERVVVEVPIDNGFSLAGPSTTPRKRQVRFSARHDIILLREVIAQNPFASKEPGRIWARVGEIITGVLQDENFEVDARRCRERTMLLLDYYKKQDFPSLRRFGTERLYAQKEDLLHEVLELEAEKGLHTSGHETKYQDDELRKQAIEELTLPEQDKPNIHIAQSPAADNYREEIPDLSAAPTAKRACQCCCQTYSEILSFLEKRSEAEQRLREEEVALRREELEIQRSKIALERERLGAERKERERRFELESQERQVILDLLKEKVLKR from the exons ATGGAgcgggtggtggtggaggtgccGATCGACAACG GTTTTTCCCTCGCCGGACCTTCCACAACCCCAAGAAAGCGTCAGGTGCGTTTCTCGGCACGGCATGACATCATCCTCCTGCGGGAGGTCATCGCCCAGAACCCCTTTGCCTCCAAAGAACCAG GAAGGATCTGGGCCCGTGTGGGGGAAATTATCACCGGTGTCCTTCAAGATGAAAACTTTGAGGTGGACGCCAGGAGGTGTCGGGAGAGGACCATGCTGCTGCTCGACTACTACAAGAAGCAAGATTTCCCCAGCCTGCGCAG GTTCGGAACAGAGAGGCTCTATGCCCAGAAGGAGGATCTGCTCCATGAGGTTTTGGAGCTGGAGGCCGAGAAGGGGCTGCACACCAGTGGCCACGAAACAAAGTACCAG GATGATGAGCTGAGGAAGCAAGCCATCGAAGAATTAACTCTCCCCGAGCAGGACAAACCCAACATCCACATCGCACAGTCACCCGCTGCTG ATAATTATCGAGAAGAAATCCCTGATCTGTCAGCGGCGCCCACGGCCAAGCGTGCGTGCCAGTGCTGCTGCCAGACCTACTCTGAGATCCTCAGCTTCCTGGAGAAACGCTCCGAGGCAGAGCAACGCCTTCGAGAGGAGGAGGTCGCCCTTCGTCGGGAGGAACTAGAGATTCAGAGAA GTAAGATCGCTCTGGAGAGGGAACGTCTTGGAGccgagagaaaagagagggaacgGAGATTTGAGCTGGAGAGCCAAGAGAGGCAGGTCATCCTGGACCTGTTAAAAGAGAAGGTTCTGAAACGCTGA